The DNA segment CGCCTGGCCCAGGTCAGCGAAAATATCATAGATCAATGCGTCGCCCAGGGGGTGCCTTTCGCGCGCGATTACGGCGGTCTTTTGGCAAACCGTTCATTTGGCGGTGCTCTGGTTTCAAGGACTTTCTATGCCCGTGGCCAGACCGGTCAGCAGTTGCTTCTGGGATGTTATCAGGCACTCGCACGGCAGGTTTCAGCCGGCAGTGTCAAGCTCAACACGAGATCCGAAATGCTAGACCTGGTAGTGGTTGACGGCCATGCCAGGGGTATTATCGCGCGTGACATGGTCACCGGTGAGATCAAATCTTACGCCGCAGACGCTGTCGTAATTGCAACCGGGGGTTACGCCAACGTGTTCTATCTCTCGACCAACGCCAAAGGGTGCAATGTAACCGCAGTCTATCGCGCCTATAAAAAAGGCGCGCTGTTTGCCAACCCCTGCTACACCCAGATTCATCCGACCTGCATTCCGGTTTCAGGAGACTACCAGTCCAAGCTTACGCTGATGTCAGAATCACTTCGCAACGACGGCCGTATCTGGGTGCCCAAGAAAAAAGATGATAATCGCGATCCAAACGACATACCAGAGAAAGATCGCGACTATTACCTCGAACGCAAGTATCCCTCCTATGGCAACCTGGCTCCACGCGATATATCCTCGCGCTCGGCCAAGGAGGTCTGCGACGAAGGGCGCGGTGTCGGACCGGGCGGACTGGGTGTCTACCTCGATTTTTCCGATGCTATCAACCGTCTCGGAGAGGATACTATCCGTGACCGCTACGGCAACCTGTTTCATATGTACGAGAAGATTACAGCGGAAAACCCATACAGGGTTCCGATGAGGATCTACCCGGCGCTTCACTACACCATGGGTGGCCTCTGGGTCGACTACAACCTGCAGTCGAACCTGCCGGGATTGTTCGTAATCGGTGAAGCGAATTTCTCCGACCACGGCGCAAATCGCCTGGGCGCCAGCGCGCTGATGCAGGGCCTGGCTGACGGATACTTTGTCCTGCCGTACACGATAGTGGATTATCTCAATCAGATCACCCCCGGTAAAGTAAAGTCAGATCACGACCAGTTCAAGCAGGCTACCGGTGAAGTCAACGAGAAAATCAAAAAACTGCTGTCGATCGACGGTAAAGAGACTGTGGACTACTACCATCGTATGCTGGGCAAATTGCTGTGGGATAAATGCGGTATGGCCCGCAATGAAGCCGGTCTCAAAGAAGCTTTGCAAAAGATACCCGAAATCCGTCAGGAATTCTGGGAGAATGTCAGGGTGCCGGGAGAAAACGAACAGCTCAACCAGAGCCTCGAGAAAGCCGGTCGGGTGGCTGACTTTCTGGAATTTGCGGAACTGATGTGCCATGACGCACTCGACCGCGATGAATCCTGTGGTGCGCATTTCCGTGAAGAACATCAGACCGACGAGGGCGAAGCTCTGCGCGACGATGAAAACTACAGCTACGTCTCCGCCTGGGAGTTTGACGGAGTCGGCAAAAAACCGAAACTCCGGAAAGAACCGCTCGAGTTCGAGGAAGTCAAACTGGCACAAAGGAGTTACAAATAATGAACTTAACTTTGTATGTCTGGAGGCAGAAGAACGCCCGTGATAAGGGCCGGATGGATAAATACGAAG comes from the Candidatus Zixiibacteriota bacterium genome and includes:
- the sdhA gene encoding succinate dehydrogenase (quinone) flavoprotein subunit, encoding RLAQVSENIIDQCVAQGVPFARDYGGLLANRSFGGALVSRTFYARGQTGQQLLLGCYQALARQVSAGSVKLNTRSEMLDLVVVDGHARGIIARDMVTGEIKSYAADAVVIATGGYANVFYLSTNAKGCNVTAVYRAYKKGALFANPCYTQIHPTCIPVSGDYQSKLTLMSESLRNDGRIWVPKKKDDNRDPNDIPEKDRDYYLERKYPSYGNLAPRDISSRSAKEVCDEGRGVGPGGLGVYLDFSDAINRLGEDTIRDRYGNLFHMYEKITAENPYRVPMRIYPALHYTMGGLWVDYNLQSNLPGLFVIGEANFSDHGANRLGASALMQGLADGYFVLPYTIVDYLNQITPGKVKSDHDQFKQATGEVNEKIKKLLSIDGKETVDYYHRMLGKLLWDKCGMARNEAGLKEALQKIPEIRQEFWENVRVPGENEQLNQSLEKAGRVADFLEFAELMCHDALDRDESCGAHFREEHQTDEGEALRDDENYSYVSAWEFDGVGKKPKLRKEPLEFEEVKLAQRSYK